From the Salarias fasciatus chromosome 16, fSalaFa1.1, whole genome shotgun sequence genome, one window contains:
- the LOC115402780 gene encoding cohesin subunit SA-2 yields MIPEHSVIAVSSADSHDDDSSSSIINISDDESVNENLQKSAKRKWRTPEDSEDVERKTAKASCSSAGQEGSRHDREEQVESVTLFEVITMGKNAMQVVIDDWIEAYMLDRDSSLLDLISFFIQCSGCKGVVTAEMCQSKEDSGVLSKMIEELDKVAGMQYKKFLAFPWILTVTWPMDNDSAEYPLVQPPPHGRWFYSDFSDFVSVLVARCQHSVLFDNYLMNSLISLLTELSNSYVRAFRHTCTLAALKLLTSLVGVALNLGVGIENNQKLYEVKRKEKVREKTAQQLARITTKIAELQEKRAEIESMMDIIFKGVFLKRYRDVLPEIRAVCTEELGSWIKLYSSFLNDSHLKYLGWMMHDKEAEVRLKCVLALQGLYDNPLFLNKLDLFTSRFKDRMISMTLDKDGEVAVQAMKLLLVISKTSEDLLTPDDYREVLQLVYSSQRPLAATAGELLFSRLLSAAVCSYDIRERVNEVEAHKRQAFAELKALLKFSQKSELHNHVVYLVDSLWDCGGSLLKDWPAFTSALLQEASSESTGFTEEEQAVLVEILLASVRQASEGSILAGRIGSRRAPSTREKRIQFDDCYKLTRHFLQMLPALLSKFSSNCDVVASLMRIPQFFLPQCPEAENSRLLSNLMAEMEAVLNQQSGAAVLEAAACTYLSLCRDKTVWSSMARPARDSLVQRWVDQLRTLLGDSLTNETFSADEEKTRTILTTLKKLRAFHNCHDLSGWSVFDLLSPLLPAESSQDKVPAEVLLEVLQCLCYSLLWSMSTSEETLTCREKAVVQQLQLHLFCERSDTCLSHGEQSVRQQAFVGVCDVLSAHSYQLLVWDSSYFELLRYTPSPQLQRELLSFVCDQVFVGTDSDGQSRVIDDSEVERLEDLHRRRNLLAAFCKLIVHGVLEMAFAAKVFMFYVKYYNDFGDIIKETWCRIRLMDKMESANTLVMCLQQLYVRLKREQESADGPAPGVQTFTTIKELARRFAQSYGDLPKFRECMSMVHRNGIEFVFQDFSQTSETSTPPYLSYLIVLREFSGKLLQPDKKTIFSYLQKHTAEHIIDLRKERWLPLIYYRASLLAAADVEDAASNVSSDRKPSLPNRSPLPNRSPLPRQNLEGVKSPCPSSPAEFKVGNIHRQSFSPTYQKKSSEADAMSEPREPPAKRPRVEDSALDTSNEPEVEM; encoded by the exons ATGATACCCGAGCACTCAGTGATCGCTGTCTCCAG TGCGGATTCCCACGACGATGATTCCTCCTCCAGCATTATCAACATCTCGGATGATGAATCTGTGAATGAGAATCTACAAAAGAGTGCG AAACGGAAGTGGAGGACGCCAGAGGACTCTGAGGATGTGGAGCGAAAAACAGCCAaagccagctgcagcagcgccggCCAGGAGGGGAGCAGACACGacagggaggagcaggtggagtccGTCACCCTGTTTGAGGTGATCACCATGGGCAAGAACGCCATGCAG GTGGTGATAGACGACTGGATCGAGGCGTACATGCTGGACAGAGACTCGTCTCTCCTGGACCTCATCAGCTTCTTCATCCAGTGCTCTGGGTGCAAAG GTGTCGTCACTGCAGAGATGTGTCAGAGCAAAGAGGACAGTGGAGTCTTGAGTAAGATGATCGAGGAGCTGGATAAG gTTGCTGGAATGCAGTACAAGAAGTTTCTGGCTTTCCCGTGGATTCTCACCGTCACCTGGCCAATGGATAAC GACAGCGCCGAGTACCCGCTggtgcagccgccgccgcacggCCGCTGGTTTTACTCCGACTTCTCTGACTTCGTGTCCGTGCTGGTGGCTCGCTGTCAGCACAGCGTCCTCTTCGACAACTACCTGATGAACTCCCTCATCTCGCTGCTCACCGAGCTGTCCAACTCCTACGTCCGAGCCTTCAGACACACGTGCACGCTCGCGG CTCTGAAGCTGCTGACCTCTCTGGTGGGCGTCGCCCTCAACCTGGGCGTGGGGATTGAAAACAATCAGAAACTGTACGAggtgaagaggaaggagaaggtgAGGGAGAAGACCGCGCAGCAGCTGGCCAGAATAACGACGAAGATTGCCGAG TTGCAAGAGAAGCGAGCAGAAATAGAGAGCATGATGGACATCATCTTCAAGGGAGTTTTCCTCAAGCGATATCG tgACGTGCTTCCAGAAATCCGCGCTGTCTGCACGGAGGAGCTGGGCTCCTGGATAAAGCTCTACAGTTCTTTTCTTAACGACAGTCACCTCAAATATTTGGGCTGGATGATGCACGACAAG GAAGCAGAGGTGCGGCTCAAGTGCGTGTTGGCTTTGCAGGGTCTGTACGACAATCCCCTCTTCCTGAACAAACTCGACCTGTTCACCAGCCGCTTCAAG GACCGGATGATCTCGATGACGCTGGATAAAGACGGAGAAGTGGCCGTTCAGgccatgaagctgctgctcgTCATTTCGAA GACGTCTGAAGACCTGCTCACGCCGGACGACTACCGGGAGGTCCTGCAGCTGGTCTACTCGTCACAGCGCCCCCTGGCGGCCACGGCGGGGGAGCTGCTCTTCTCCAG gCTCCTCAGCGCTGCAGTTTGTTCATACGACATCCGGGAAAGAGTGAATGAGGTCGAGGCTCACAAACGACAAGCTTTTGCGGAACTGAAAGCTCTGCTGAAGTTCTCCCAGAAGTCCGAG ctgCACAACCACGTGGTGTACCTGGTGGACAGCCTGTGGGACTGTGGAGGGTCTCTGCTGAAGGACTGGCCCGCCTTCACGTCTGCCCTgctgcaggaagcctcctcagAGAGCACAG GCttcactgaggaggagcaggcggtGCTGGTGGAGATCCTGTTGGCGTCGGTGCGTCAGGCCTCGGAAGGGTCGATCCTGGCGGGACGGATCGGATCAAGGAGG GCACCGAGCACCAGAGAGAAGAGGATCCAGTTCGACGACTGTTACAAGCTCACCAGGCATTTCCTCCAGATGCTCCCAGCGTTACTGTCCAAG TTTTCCAGTAACTGTGACGTTGTTGCCTCCCTGATGAGGATTCCTCAgttcttcctcccacagtgtccAGAGGCTGAGAACTCCAGG CTCTTGTCCAACCTGATGGCGGAGATGGAAGCGGTGTTGAACCAGCAGTCCGGCGCCGCCGTCCTGGAGGCGGCCGCCTGCACCTACCTCAGTCTGTGCAGGGACAAGACGGTGTGGAGCTCCATGGCCCGACCCGCCAGAGACTCGCTGGTGCAGCGCTGGGTGGACCAGCTGAGGACCCTGCTGGGGGACTCGCTCACG AATGAAACGTTTTCTGCTGACGAGGAGAAAACAAGAACGATTCTCACGACCCTGAAGAAGCTCAGAGCGTTCCACAA CTGTCATGACCTGAGTGGATGgagtgtgtttgacctgctgtCGCCTCTCCTCCCAGCGGAGAGCAGCCAGGACAAAGTGCCGGCCGAG gtgctgctggaggtgctgCAGTGTCTGTGTTACTCCCTGCTCTGGTCCATGAGCACCAGCGAGGAAACTCTGACCTGCAGG gagaaaGCCGtggtccagcagctccagctgcacctgTTCTGTGAGAGGAGCGACACCTGTCTGTCCCACGGCGAGCAGAGCGTGAGGCAGCAG GCGTTCGTGGGCGTGTGCGACGTCCTGTCGGCTCACTCCTACCAGCTGCTGGTGTGGGACTCCTCGTACTTCGAGCTGCTGCGCTACACGCCCAGCccccagctgcagagggagctgttGTCCTTCGTATGCGACCAAGTGTTTGTGGGCACCGACTCCGACGGCCAGAGCCGGG TCATCGACGACTCCGAGGTGGAGAGGCTGGAGGACCTCCacaggaggaggaacctgctgGCCGCCTTCTGCAAGCTGATCGTGCACGGCGTGCTGGAGATGGCCTTCGCCGCCAAGGTCTTCATGTTCTACGTGAAG TACTACAACGACTTCGGAGACATCATCAAGGAGACGTGGTGCCGCATCAGGCTGATGGATAAGATGGAGAGCGCCAACACGCTGGTCATGTGTCTGCAGCAG CTGTACGTGCGACTGAAGCGGGAGCAGGAGAGCGCcgacggccccgcccccggagTGCAGACCTTCACCACCATCAAGGAGCTGGCGCGGCGCTTCGCCCAGAGCTACGGCGACCTGCCCAAGTTCCGCGAGTGCATGTCCATGGTCCACAG gaacGGCATCGAGTTCGTGTTCCAGGACTTCAGCCAGACTTCAGAGACGTCGACGCCGCCGTACCTCTCCTACCTGATCGTCCTCCGAGAGTTCTCCGGCAAGCTGCTCCAACCCGACAAGAAGACGAT cTTCTCCtacctgcagaaacacacggCGGAGCACATCATCGACCTGAGGAAGGAGCGCTGGCTGCCGCTCATCTACTACCGGGCGTCCCTGCTGGCCGCCGCCGACGTGGAGGACGCCGCCTCCAACGTGAGCTCGGACAGGAAGCCGTCGCTGCCCAACCGCTCGCCGCTGCCCAACCGCTCGCCGCTGCCGCGCCAGAACCTggaag GCGTGAAGTCGCCGTGTCCCTCCAGCCCGGCTGAGTTCAAAGTGGGGAACATTCACAGGCAGAGCTTCAGTCCAAC CTAtcagaagaagagcagtgagGCGGACGCCATGTCGGAGCCCCGGGAGCCTCCTGCTAAACGGCCCCGTGTGGAAGACTCCGCCCTCGACACCAGCAACGAGCCGGAGGTCGAGAtgtga
- the LOC115402782 gene encoding uncharacterized protein LOC115402782 yields the protein MPVRLSPEQVGLEMLCLCGQLDLLIRAQMQQFQEQLGRGCSPEEADTFQVQGSEILDQMLQCLEHLPKPMPQLEDYLDMVGLSAMFPRVEVFLIQGSPVDMLERPLMDEYYFHVSRLNQLLVLSQQLEEDVRHLGSHKYIAHQLSVIYQVISSFRGIQVFSEIKKDIEANFKQMKQSLVVEEGSRHEPQLAAHYINWILEITQSLTSVASSLPEELMDDLHQAVTFVSQLLS from the exons ATGCCCGTCCGGCTGAGTCCGGAGCAGGTGGGCCTGGAGATGCTCTGTCTGTGTGGACAGCTGGACCTCCTCATCAGGGCACAGATgcaacag TTCCAGGAGCAGCTGGGACGAGGCTGCAGTCCGGAGGAGGCCGACACTTTCCAGGTTCAAG GATCAGAAATTCTTGACCAGATGCTGCAGTGCCTTGAACATCTACCAAAGCCTATGCCACAGCTGGAG GACTACCTGGACATGGTGGGTCTGTCAGCCATGTTTCCTCGTGTGGAAGTCTTCCTCATTCAAGGCAGCCCCGTCGACATGCTGGAACGGCCGCTGATGGACG AGTACTACTTCCACGTCTCCAGACTGAACCAGCTCCTGGTGCTGAGTCAGCAGTTGGAGGAGGACGTCAGGCACCTCGGAAGTCATAAGTACATTGCCCACCAGCTCTCGGTTATATAT CAAGTCATCAGCTCCTTCAGGGGAATTCAGGTCTTCTCTGAAATAAAGAAGGATATTGAGGCCAACTTCAAACAGATGAAACAGTCTCTTGTGGTGGAGGAAGGCTCCAGGCACGAGCCTCAGCTGGCTGCTCATTATATCAACTG GATCTTAGAAATAACTCAAAGCTTGACGTCGGTCGCGTCGTCGCTGCCTGAAGAGCTGATGGACGACCTCCACCAGGCCGTGACCTTCGTGTCGCAGCTGCTGTCCTGA